The Shewanella japonica genome has a window encoding:
- a CDS encoding SAM-dependent methyltransferase: MSPIYSEHNVKQHTETKDGRLVFVGTGLQLAGHISVLSQSYIEHADIVFSLVPDGFTERWIQSLNDNHRSLQPFYAQKGEVKNRRDTYAQMVEAILNELRLDKNVVVALYGHPGVFACISHLAIAQAREEGYPADMLPGISAEACLWADLGIDPGHSGHQSYEATQFMLYQHTPNPKTHLLLWQIALAGEHTLTEFSTTRERLDILVAHLSQWYPLDHEVVIYEAANLPTQTPRVERLPLKNLPNARLEMISTLMIPPSETLSLNLSILEKLGISACDIG; the protein is encoded by the coding sequence ATGTCACCAATTTACTCTGAACATAACGTAAAACAGCATACTGAAACCAAAGATGGTCGGTTAGTTTTTGTCGGCACGGGTCTGCAACTTGCTGGGCACATTAGTGTGCTGAGTCAAAGTTATATTGAACATGCCGATATTGTGTTTTCTCTAGTGCCAGATGGCTTTACTGAACGTTGGATTCAAAGCCTGAATGATAATCATCGATCATTACAGCCTTTTTATGCTCAAAAAGGTGAAGTTAAAAATCGCCGAGATACCTATGCACAAATGGTTGAAGCTATTCTTAACGAACTCAGGTTAGATAAAAATGTGGTGGTGGCGTTATATGGTCACCCTGGCGTGTTTGCTTGCATTTCACATCTTGCTATTGCACAAGCTCGTGAAGAAGGTTATCCAGCTGACATGCTACCGGGGATTTCTGCAGAGGCTTGTCTATGGGCTGATTTAGGTATTGACCCTGGCCATTCAGGGCACCAAAGCTACGAAGCAACTCAGTTTATGCTGTATCAGCATACTCCAAACCCCAAAACCCATTTATTGCTGTGGCAAATCGCATTAGCTGGCGAGCATACGTTAACTGAATTCTCTACCACACGCGAACGCTTAGACATTTTAGTCGCCCATTTATCTCAGTGGTATCCGCTAGATCATGAAGTCGTGATTTATGAAGCTGCTAATTTGCCGACACAAACACCAAGAGTCGAGAGATTACCCTTGAAAAACTTACCCAATGCTCGTTTAGAAATGATCTCGACTTTGATGATCCCACCTTCAGAAACACTTAGCCTTAATCTGAGTATTCTCGAAAAGCTTGGGATCAGTGCGTGTGATATCGGATAA
- a CDS encoding outer membrane protein assembly factor BamE, whose amino-acid sequence MINKKQSLTLLGAVALSVSLSACSVFDWLIYKPDIAQGNYMELQQVEKLRVEMTKEQAEYILGRPVLRDSFADNVWYYVYHFKSGRDASITHKELILFFEDDLLVKVEGDYKLSEDFDTPLESGALPSISSPTVEPLLPEQDPASIRRDAKPLVEENRLEKENDVPTGNENMPKGE is encoded by the coding sequence ATGATAAACAAAAAACAAAGTCTTACCCTTTTAGGCGCAGTTGCGCTTTCAGTTTCTTTAAGTGCGTGTAGTGTTTTTGATTGGCTGATCTATAAGCCGGATATCGCACAAGGCAACTACATGGAATTACAGCAAGTTGAAAAGCTGCGTGTAGAAATGACCAAAGAACAAGCTGAGTACATTCTTGGCCGCCCAGTTCTTCGTGATAGTTTTGCCGATAATGTTTGGTATTATGTTTATCACTTCAAAAGTGGCCGTGACGCAAGTATCACTCACAAAGAGCTCATATTGTTCTTTGAAGATGATTTACTTGTCAAAGTTGAAGGCGACTACAAACTCAGTGAGGACTTTGACACTCCTCTAGAATCAGGTGCCTTGCCTTCGATTTCATCTCCTACTGTTGAACCTTTACTTCCAGAACAAGATCCTGCATCAATTCGTCGTGATGCTAAACCTCTGGTTGAAGAGAACCGTCTAGAAAAAGAAAATGACGTGCCAACAGGAAATGAGAATATGCCAAAAGGCGAATAA
- a CDS encoding RnfH family protein — protein MTNETDLFPVDVIYALPEQQKVITVNVAHGTRFIDAVKQSNMASFFPDIDLAKVKLGVFSRQAKHDEVLVPGQRIEIYRPLIADPKDVRRKRAEKAKEEGRSNKITGAKI, from the coding sequence ATGACAAATGAGACAGACTTATTTCCAGTTGATGTTATTTACGCATTACCTGAGCAGCAAAAGGTGATTACGGTTAATGTTGCGCATGGTACTCGCTTTATTGACGCGGTAAAGCAAAGCAACATGGCAAGTTTCTTTCCTGATATCGATTTAGCTAAAGTAAAATTAGGAGTTTTTAGTCGACAAGCAAAGCACGATGAGGTGCTTGTACCTGGACAACGAATTGAAATTTACCGTCCTTTGATTGCAGATCCTAAAGATGTTCGCCGTAAGCGTGCAGAAAAAGCGAAAGAAGAGGGACGTAGCAACAAGATTACTGGTGCGAAAATTTAG
- a CDS encoding SRPBCC family protein — protein sequence MPKISKNVLVRFSAMQMYDLVNDVESYHEFLPGCVGGKVIEFDGKTMVASVDVSKAGIRKTFTTRNQVVSGKSVSLTLENGPFKNLDGMWRFTELTDDACKVEFDLNFEFSNPLADIAFGRVFKELMNSMVTAFTDRAKVIYHDK from the coding sequence ATGCCAAAAATTTCAAAAAATGTGTTGGTTCGTTTTAGTGCGATGCAAATGTATGACTTGGTTAATGACGTTGAGTCATACCATGAATTCTTGCCAGGTTGTGTTGGCGGTAAAGTCATTGAGTTTGATGGTAAAACCATGGTTGCATCTGTTGATGTTTCAAAGGCTGGGATCCGAAAAACATTCACCACTCGTAATCAAGTGGTGTCAGGTAAAAGTGTGTCGTTAACATTAGAAAATGGCCCATTTAAAAACCTAGATGGCATGTGGCGTTTTACTGAGTTAACTGATGATGCTTGTAAAGTGGAGTTCGATTTAAATTTTGAGTTTTCCAACCCACTAGCGGATATTGCATTTGGTCGTGTTTTTAAAGAGTTGATGAATTCAATGGTAACTGCTTTTACTGACCGAGCTAAGGTGATTTACCATGACAAATGA
- the smpB gene encoding SsrA-binding protein SmpB — MVKKNSKKSKNPPATITRNKRATFEFKIEDKIEAGLELQGWEVKSLRMGKVTLADCYVYIKHGEAFMHGCTVQPLNTASTHVVCDPIRTKKLLLKRSEIDKLEGLIERQGYTLIPLSLYWRKGAWVKVEIGLGKGKKDHDKRQDTKEREWKVEQSRVMKKSRLDG, encoded by the coding sequence ATGGTAAAAAAGAATTCAAAAAAGTCAAAGAATCCACCCGCTACGATTACACGTAATAAGCGCGCGACCTTTGAGTTTAAAATAGAAGATAAAATCGAAGCTGGGTTAGAGCTTCAGGGCTGGGAAGTAAAATCCTTGCGTATGGGCAAAGTCACCCTTGCGGACTGTTACGTTTATATCAAGCATGGTGAAGCGTTTATGCATGGCTGCACAGTACAGCCTTTAAATACCGCATCAACCCATGTGGTTTGCGATCCAATTCGTACCAAAAAACTGTTATTAAAGCGCAGTGAAATTGATAAGCTTGAAGGCCTAATTGAGCGTCAAGGTTATACATTAATCCCCCTTTCACTATACTGGCGCAAAGGCGCTTGGGTAAAAGTTGAAATTGGTTTAGGTAAAGGTAAAAAAGACCACGATAAACGCCAAGACACTAAAGAACGCGAATGGAAAGTAGAACAATCTCGCGTAATGAAGAAGTCTAGACTGGACGGATAA
- a CDS encoding zinc ribbon domain-containing protein YjdM — translation MSAIPPCPKCESVYVYEDGSQLICPECAHEWNPNEEIIDPDAIILKDAVGNLLAEDDKVTLIKDLKVKGSSLVLKVGTKAVIKRFVDADHDIDCKVDGHGQMMLKSKFVRKQN, via the coding sequence ATGAGCGCTATCCCACCTTGTCCTAAATGTGAATCTGTCTATGTTTACGAAGATGGTTCGCAACTTATTTGTCCTGAGTGCGCTCATGAATGGAACCCAAACGAAGAAATCATCGATCCTGATGCCATCATATTAAAAGATGCAGTGGGTAACTTACTTGCTGAAGACGATAAAGTGACACTGATTAAAGATCTTAAAGTAAAAGGATCTTCATTAGTGCTTAAAGTAGGCACCAAAGCCGTTATTAAACGTTTTGTTGATGCTGATCATGATATTGACTGTAAAGTAGATGGCCATGGCCAAATGATGCTGAAGTCTAAATTTGTAAGAAAGCAAAACTAA
- a CDS encoding hybrid sensor histidine kinase/response regulator, whose amino-acid sequence MKHNLLLILLIVLFSNVDLATANDGSPLRFEHLTEDKGGTSATILDLIKSQDGFIWMATPNGLLKYDGYSTKTFKHQPEKQNSLSSSYIHSIAEDQEGIIWIGTEKGLNSYNPQFDSFTRHTELFPELNSTTISELYINENTLWIGTWGQGLTEYNLLRKEFVQHKMQDSAANSIANNFIKVIKPDSQGNLWIGFSSAPFSREDGNGLDILNIETGVFTHIEHEKNNPNKLHNPNVSALLIDKDMVWIGYYGEGFSRYNTKTSEFLHFTPKSHYGFPERVMDIKQADENGLWIGSIDKGLTYFNKSTFEISNHLHDASKPYSLNSSIVTNIMIDNEHMWVSTWLGLNKLNRVSENFNWLNQIDDELPEQINGIAADSNGNLWIAAEKNGLVYWDKKQKKITEYTHIPGTSVDLADAIVMSVKLKKNGNVLVGTNKNGFYDINFNNYQYKNYALESQGGILPDSVILAFLEANDTIWLTTGNKGVVKLNTNDNSIVKYQHDPNNENSLSSNVLNYNALFLDSSNHLWIGTVNAGVNRLNTMTGDITRYNTGTKSSPLSHDNVTSVSENSLGSFYLSTYGGGINKIDITPQKTTVTIVNSLNGLANDGVASIHIDKDDNIWAALDNGISRITPENQIRHFNFLDGALPGPYQDGGYTSNEDYIYFSGYSGITYFNPNQIPQKKRTSKVVLTDFLLFNKPIRPSQAEDAILNEAINKTSTVTLDHTQGLFGFAFSSLDYSNPLKNKYAYRLLGYSDQWIETEAVIRRATYTNIDAGNYTFEVKAADNDGVWGEDITQVKLIILTAPWLSWWAYCIYTLLILGILLTFLYLYKQKQNERFKRLLDTEQHYISTQKREQILQLALWGSGDELWDIDLIGHQLTRQNPIAILGQPEGVSQWHISNMRNGLIHPQDIEQTRNAFKAHLNGETDHYEATYRAKTTNDEWCWLLDRGQVVEKDTNQNPIRVSGTTKNITKLKHAETELRDFANKLEMRVASRTIELKEAKEIAEAATQFKSDFLANMSHEIRTPMNAIIGMSYLALQTDLDKKQKNYIKKVNQSGELLLGIINDILDFSKIEAGKLEIEHIDFNLNEVLEQFTNVIGLKAVEKNLELLIDIEQDVPLGLIGDPLRLNQILANLGSNAVKFTDEGEITVSAKVIEENEESVLLKFAVTDSGIGLTEEQKNNLFQSFTQADSSTSRKYGGTGLGLSISKELTNLMHGEIGVENISGVGSCFSFTAKFGISQGIILPQLISPKELTNLKVLIVDDSETARSIMETLVKSLGYQADLADSAETALLMLSAANERSAPYDLAIIDWKMPKTDGIELIKEIEQVYRTSTSTKLMMVSACDEEEVTQAMNTANVKPRHILTKPVSASTLFDGIMETYNVNDACSNLDFLKSDTPNLKYAEHLSGTKILLVEDNSLNQELAIDILQQYGITITVAENGLEALKQLEQQDFDGVLMDCQMPVMDGYEATRKIRSQEKYQSLPIIAMTANVMATDIDKVIASGMNAHIGKPINVSQMLETISQWITPNNPVEFNQNQTSHEADDKINIDGIDTELGLIRANGDIKLYKKLLSHFNVTATSFVNDFNQADTSNASLILAHTLKGIAGTIGATQLQATAGTLETEIANDASVEQIDAQLINVKKILDPIIDAINDYLNDQSTNEIQSEKLSNEALKIALVEIKQLADDYDSSISNLLDSLINQSQGSEHYQDLVTANQLAQEYQLEEVSELLSRILEKPDFN is encoded by the coding sequence TTGAAACATAACCTGTTATTAATATTACTAATCGTTCTATTTTCAAATGTAGATTTAGCGACTGCAAATGATGGCTCCCCACTTAGATTTGAACATTTAACAGAGGATAAAGGAGGCACATCCGCAACAATTCTGGACTTAATAAAAAGCCAAGATGGCTTTATTTGGATGGCAACACCCAACGGGTTATTAAAATATGATGGTTATTCAACAAAAACATTTAAGCATCAACCAGAAAAGCAAAATTCTTTATCATCTAGCTATATTCATTCAATTGCAGAAGACCAAGAAGGCATAATTTGGATTGGCACTGAAAAGGGGCTAAATAGTTATAACCCACAGTTTGATAGCTTTACTCGACATACTGAATTATTTCCGGAACTTAATTCAACAACCATTTCTGAGTTATATATCAATGAAAATACCCTCTGGATAGGTACTTGGGGACAAGGTTTAACAGAATATAATTTACTTAGAAAAGAATTCGTTCAGCACAAAATGCAAGACTCTGCTGCTAACTCTATTGCAAATAATTTCATTAAAGTTATAAAGCCGGATTCTCAAGGTAACTTATGGATCGGTTTTAGCTCTGCACCTTTTAGTAGGGAAGATGGCAACGGGTTAGATATTCTCAATATTGAAACAGGCGTATTTACCCATATTGAACACGAAAAAAATAATCCAAATAAGTTACATAATCCAAATGTAAGTGCCCTACTGATTGATAAAGATATGGTTTGGATTGGTTATTATGGTGAAGGTTTTAGCCGTTACAATACTAAAACAAGCGAGTTTTTACATTTTACACCTAAAAGCCATTATGGATTCCCAGAGCGCGTCATGGATATAAAACAAGCTGATGAAAACGGCTTATGGATAGGATCAATAGATAAAGGGCTTACTTACTTCAATAAATCCACTTTCGAAATTTCAAACCACCTTCATGACGCATCTAAGCCTTATAGTCTTAATAGCTCAATAGTAACCAATATCATGATTGATAATGAGCATATGTGGGTAAGCACTTGGCTAGGACTTAATAAGCTCAATCGTGTAAGCGAAAACTTTAATTGGCTTAACCAAATAGATGATGAGCTTCCTGAGCAAATAAACGGCATTGCAGCAGATAGCAACGGAAACCTTTGGATTGCAGCAGAAAAAAATGGTCTAGTTTACTGGGATAAGAAACAAAAAAAAATCACTGAATACACACACATTCCAGGAACAAGTGTGGATCTCGCTGATGCGATAGTCATGAGTGTTAAGCTTAAAAAAAATGGTAATGTCTTAGTTGGCACAAATAAAAATGGTTTCTACGACATTAATTTTAACAACTACCAATATAAAAATTATGCATTGGAATCTCAAGGCGGTATTCTGCCTGACTCAGTCATTCTGGCCTTTTTAGAAGCGAATGACACTATTTGGTTAACTACTGGCAATAAGGGGGTTGTAAAGTTAAATACAAATGACAATTCAATCGTTAAATACCAACATGACCCCAATAATGAGAATAGTTTATCTTCAAATGTCCTTAACTATAATGCACTTTTTTTAGACTCAAGTAACCACCTATGGATTGGTACTGTTAACGCTGGAGTTAATCGCTTAAACACCATGACCGGTGACATCACACGCTACAATACTGGTACAAAAAGCTCACCTCTAAGCCATGATAATGTTACTAGTGTGTCAGAAAACAGTCTTGGCAGTTTTTACCTTTCCACTTATGGCGGAGGAATCAATAAAATTGATATCACGCCTCAAAAAACCACAGTTACCATCGTAAACTCTTTAAATGGATTGGCAAATGACGGTGTCGCAAGTATTCATATTGATAAAGATGACAATATTTGGGCAGCACTCGATAATGGAATAAGTAGAATTACACCTGAAAACCAAATCAGACATTTTAATTTTCTAGACGGTGCTTTACCAGGCCCTTATCAGGATGGTGGCTACACCAGTAATGAAGATTATATTTACTTTTCTGGTTATTCAGGGATCACCTACTTTAATCCTAATCAAATTCCGCAAAAAAAACGTACCTCAAAAGTTGTTCTAACTGACTTTCTTTTATTCAATAAACCTATTAGACCAAGCCAAGCTGAAGATGCAATTTTAAATGAAGCAATTAATAAAACATCGACAGTAACTCTAGACCATACCCAAGGCTTGTTTGGCTTTGCTTTTTCATCATTAGATTACAGTAACCCACTGAAAAATAAGTATGCATATCGTCTATTAGGTTACAGCGATCAATGGATTGAAACAGAAGCTGTGATAAGACGTGCAACATATACCAATATTGATGCTGGTAATTATACCTTTGAAGTGAAAGCTGCTGACAACGATGGTGTTTGGGGAGAGGACATTACTCAAGTAAAATTAATCATCTTAACTGCACCTTGGTTAAGTTGGTGGGCTTACTGTATTTATACTTTATTGATATTAGGAATTCTTCTTACTTTCTTATATTTATATAAACAAAAACAAAATGAACGATTTAAACGCCTTTTAGATACAGAGCAACATTACATTTCGACTCAAAAAAGGGAACAAATCTTACAATTGGCCCTTTGGGGGAGTGGCGATGAACTTTGGGATATTGACCTCATAGGTCATCAATTAACACGCCAAAATCCCATAGCAATACTGGGTCAACCTGAGGGAGTGAGTCAATGGCACATTTCAAATATGAGGAATGGGTTAATTCACCCACAAGACATAGAGCAAACTCGAAATGCATTCAAAGCACATTTAAATGGAGAAACAGATCATTACGAAGCAACTTACCGTGCGAAAACGACTAATGATGAGTGGTGTTGGCTACTCGACAGAGGCCAAGTAGTAGAAAAAGATACTAACCAAAACCCCATTAGAGTGAGTGGCACAACTAAGAACATAACCAAACTAAAGCACGCTGAAACCGAATTAAGGGATTTTGCCAATAAATTAGAAATGCGTGTGGCTAGTAGAACGATTGAATTGAAAGAAGCAAAAGAAATTGCAGAAGCAGCGACACAATTTAAGTCTGATTTTTTAGCAAATATGTCGCACGAAATCAGAACGCCAATGAATGCCATTATAGGTATGAGTTATTTAGCACTACAAACCGATTTAGATAAAAAACAAAAAAATTACATCAAAAAAGTAAATCAAAGTGGCGAATTACTGCTGGGTATTATTAATGATATTTTAGATTTTTCTAAAATCGAAGCCGGTAAACTTGAAATAGAACATATTGACTTTAACCTTAACGAAGTACTTGAACAGTTTACCAATGTCATTGGGTTAAAAGCGGTAGAAAAGAACTTAGAGCTGCTAATTGATATCGAACAAGATGTGCCACTTGGCCTTATCGGCGATCCACTTAGATTAAATCAAATCTTAGCAAACTTAGGCAGTAATGCAGTTAAATTTACTGATGAAGGCGAAATAACAGTTTCAGCAAAAGTAATAGAAGAAAATGAAGAAAGTGTGCTACTTAAATTTGCAGTAACGGACAGTGGAATAGGTCTAACGGAAGAGCAAAAAAACAACCTTTTTCAGTCATTTACACAAGCTGATAGTTCAACTTCTAGAAAGTATGGCGGTACAGGTCTAGGGCTAAGTATTTCAAAAGAACTGACTAACTTAATGCACGGTGAAATTGGAGTTGAAAACATCTCTGGAGTAGGTTCATGTTTTTCATTTACAGCGAAATTTGGCATTAGCCAAGGCATTATCTTGCCACAATTAATTTCACCTAAAGAACTAACTAACCTTAAAGTGCTTATTGTAGATGATAGCGAAACAGCTAGAAGCATTATGGAAACATTAGTTAAATCGTTAGGATATCAAGCTGACTTAGCTGATTCTGCTGAAACCGCATTATTAATGTTAAGCGCTGCAAATGAACGATCTGCCCCCTATGATTTAGCGATTATTGATTGGAAAATGCCTAAAACTGATGGTATTGAATTAATAAAAGAAATCGAGCAAGTATATCGAACATCTACCTCTACGAAATTAATGATGGTATCAGCTTGTGATGAAGAAGAAGTCACTCAAGCTATGAATACAGCTAATGTAAAACCAAGGCACATCCTCACTAAACCAGTATCAGCTTCCACCTTATTTGATGGCATTATGGAGACATATAATGTTAATGATGCGTGTAGCAACCTCGATTTCTTAAAATCGGATACACCAAACCTGAAATATGCCGAGCACCTCAGTGGAACCAAAATTTTATTGGTTGAAGATAACTCATTAAACCAAGAGCTAGCGATAGATATTCTTCAACAATATGGCATAACAATCACGGTTGCAGAAAACGGGTTAGAGGCCTTAAAGCAACTAGAGCAACAAGACTTTGATGGCGTATTAATGGACTGCCAAATGCCTGTTATGGATGGTTACGAGGCGACAAGAAAGATTCGCTCACAAGAAAAGTATCAATCTTTACCTATCATAGCAATGACAGCAAATGTGATGGCTACAGATATAGATAAAGTCATCGCCTCAGGTATGAATGCACATATTGGTAAGCCTATAAATGTGTCTCAAATGCTTGAAACAATCAGTCAATGGATCACCCCTAACAATCCGGTGGAATTTAATCAAAATCAAACTAGTCATGAGGCAGATGACAAGATTAACATTGATGGAATAGACACTGAGCTTGGTTTAATTCGAGCTAACGGTGATATAAAACTCTATAAGAAATTACTTTCACATTTTAATGTAACAGCAACTAGTTTTGTTAACGATTTTAATCAAGCTGACACTTCAAATGCCAGCTTGATATTAGCGCACACACTAAAAGGGATTGCAGGAACAATTGGTGCGACACAACTTCAAGCAACAGCTGGAACTCTCGAAACAGAGATTGCTAACGATGCTTCTGTGGAACAAATAGACGCTCAACTTATCAATGTAAAAAAAATATTAGATCCTATCATCGATGCCATTAATGATTACCTAAACGACCAATCAACTAACGAAATTCAATCAGAAAAGCTGTCGAATGAAGCCCTAAAAATAGCACTTGTTGAAATTAAGCAGTTAGCTGATGACTATGACTCTTCAATCAGTAATTTATTAGATTCATTAATCAATCAGTCACAAGGCAGCGAGCATTACCAAGATTTAGTAACGGCAAACCAATTAGCACAAGAGTATCAACTAGAAGAAGTATCAGAACTATTAAGTCGTATTTTAGAAAAACCTGATTTTAATTAA
- a CDS encoding response regulator, which produces MNSNKQKSILVIDDTPANIDVVKGVLSDTYQIKVAVSGVMALKILEKQTPDLILLDIMMPEMDGYEVCKRIKHQPNTKDIPVIFLTAKAQEEDESKGLSLGAVDYITKPISPPILKERVKNHLMLKEAQDFLKQQNKLLETKVSERTMQLNELQDVVMVAMGALAESRDPETGNHIRRTQRYVKSLALELTKYPRFSDYLTPEIITSLYKSAPLHDIGKVGVPDEILLKPGKLTFEEFEEMKRHTTYGRDAIVAAEGSMNLTDNFLIAAKEIAYSHQEKWDGSGYPEGLSGDDIPVSARIMAVADVYDALISKRVYKPAFSHTKACSIIIEGSGSHFDPDMVSAFKNIADEFNEIAKEFADKEGEIQ; this is translated from the coding sequence ATGAACTCCAATAAACAAAAGAGCATTTTAGTCATTGATGATACCCCTGCGAATATTGATGTTGTCAAAGGCGTATTATCTGACACCTATCAGATTAAAGTGGCAGTAAGCGGTGTAATGGCATTAAAAATACTAGAAAAACAAACACCAGATTTGATTCTTCTAGATATAATGATGCCTGAAATGGATGGCTATGAAGTATGTAAACGTATTAAGCACCAACCAAATACTAAAGATATTCCAGTTATTTTTCTCACAGCAAAAGCGCAAGAAGAAGACGAGTCAAAAGGTCTTTCGCTTGGAGCTGTGGACTATATAACTAAACCTATCAGCCCACCTATTTTAAAAGAAAGAGTAAAAAATCATTTAATGTTAAAAGAAGCCCAAGACTTTTTGAAACAACAAAATAAGCTTCTTGAAACAAAAGTCTCCGAGCGAACAATGCAGTTAAACGAGCTACAAGATGTAGTCATGGTCGCAATGGGCGCTTTAGCGGAGTCCAGAGATCCTGAAACGGGTAACCACATTCGCCGTACCCAACGTTATGTAAAGTCTCTCGCTTTGGAGTTGACAAAATACCCAAGATTCAGTGATTACCTAACCCCAGAAATTATTACTTCACTATACAAATCAGCCCCTTTACACGATATTGGTAAAGTAGGCGTTCCAGATGAAATTCTTTTAAAACCTGGAAAATTAACCTTCGAAGAGTTTGAAGAAATGAAACGTCACACCACCTATGGACGTGACGCTATTGTTGCAGCCGAAGGTTCAATGAATTTAACAGATAACTTTTTAATAGCGGCAAAAGAGATAGCTTATTCTCATCAAGAAAAGTGGGATGGTTCTGGTTACCCAGAAGGGCTTTCGGGTGATGATATTCCCGTTTCAGCAAGGATAATGGCTGTTGCGGATGTTTATGATGCTTTAATTAGTAAAAGAGTCTATAAGCCTGCTTTTAGCCACACTAAAGCATGCAGTATAATTATAGAAGGAAGTGGTAGCCATTTTGACCCAGACATGGTTAGCGCATTTAAAAATATCGCTGATGAATTTAATGAAATTGCAAAAGAGTTTGCTGATAAAGAAGGTGAGATACAGTAA
- a CDS encoding response regulator yields MSVIIVDDLPLMVSTLVSMFNDIGFKTVHKAYDGKDALLMLNKQKYDLIVADWNMPRLNGLDLLKAIRNNEGTRSIPFIMITGNVSQTDVITAIKCGVSEYLIKPFSKGMLRDRVSRAFRAPISSSRASSTQVNKMEDVQLAPPNKNSILLVDDESANLLLLNELLQDDYKLQSCKSGMKAIEICQKKNKPDLILLDIMMPEMDGLEVCKALKSQPETEHIPIIFVSALTQTADVVKGLALGAIDYVTKPITPEILKARVNTHMKLVTQHQSMSVQVDTLMDNIRLRDDIEHIFQHDLRNPLTTILAAVNKLEGNVSEFQEDISAIKSSAAVIQAMVEQQMIMHKLESNEYHIELTSIDARALVMKTVAALSHEIEEKSLSVDIEISSEDVFAGDSALSFNLFHNLIKNAVEAAPHESTISIECNPKEHHLVFIIKNKGEVAEEIRSSFFEKFVTFGKEKGTGLGTYSAKLSANVMQGKLLLNTETDNQTEIEITLKKL; encoded by the coding sequence ATGAGCGTGATTATTGTTGATGATTTACCTTTGATGGTCAGTACATTAGTTAGTATGTTTAATGACATAGGTTTTAAAACTGTCCATAAAGCCTACGATGGAAAAGATGCGTTATTAATGCTGAATAAGCAGAAATATGATCTTATTGTAGCTGATTGGAATATGCCAAGGTTAAATGGTTTAGATTTACTCAAAGCTATTCGAAATAATGAAGGAACTCGGAGTATTCCTTTTATTATGATCACGGGTAATGTGAGTCAAACTGATGTTATTACAGCAATAAAATGCGGTGTATCAGAATATCTTATTAAACCATTTTCCAAAGGCATGTTAAGAGATCGAGTTTCACGAGCCTTTCGTGCTCCAATTTCCAGCTCACGTGCTAGCTCAACTCAAGTAAATAAAATGGAGGATGTGCAACTTGCGCCTCCTAATAAGAATAGCATTTTACTTGTTGATGACGAGTCAGCAAATCTACTACTGCTTAATGAACTATTACAAGATGACTATAAACTTCAATCTTGTAAAAGTGGTATGAAAGCCATAGAAATTTGTCAGAAAAAGAATAAACCGGACTTAATTTTACTCGACATAATGATGCCTGAAATGGACGGGCTTGAAGTGTGTAAAGCATTAAAAAGCCAGCCTGAAACTGAGCACATACCAATTATTTTCGTATCAGCATTAACTCAAACTGCAGATGTGGTTAAAGGGCTTGCACTTGGGGCAATTGATTATGTAACCAAGCCTATAACTCCTGAAATTTTAAAGGCAAGAGTAAATACTCACATGAAGTTAGTGACCCAACACCAGAGTATGTCGGTTCAAGTTGATACCCTGATGGATAATATTAGGTTGCGAGATGATATTGAGCATATCTTTCAGCATGATTTACGAAACCCTTTAACGACTATCTTAGCTGCTGTAAATAAGTTAGAAGGTAATGTATCAGAATTTCAAGAGGACATTTCTGCAATTAAGTCATCAGCTGCGGTCATTCAAGCAATGGTTGAGCAACAAATGATAATGCATAAACTTGAAAGTAATGAATATCATATTGAGCTTACCAGCATTGATGCACGAGCTTTAGTTATGAAAACAGTTGCTGCTCTATCCCACGAAATAGAAGAGAAAAGCTTAAGTGTTGATATTGAAATTAGCTCTGAAGATGTTTTTGCAGGAGATTCTGCACTGAGTTTTAATTTGTTTCATAATTTAATAAAAAATGCAGTTGAAGCCGCTCCTCATGAAAGTACTATCAGTATCGAATGTAACCCCAAGGAGCATCACCTAGTTTTTATCATTAAAAATAAAGGTGAAGTGGCAGAGGAAATCAGAAGTTCTTTCTTTGAGAAATTCGTCACTTTTGGAAAAGAAAAAGGCACAGGTTTAGGCACTTATTCTGCAAAATTATCAGCAAATGTCATGCAAGGTAAATTGTTACTTAATACAGAAACTGATAATCAAACAGAGATTGAAATCACTTTAAAAAAGCTGTGA